Proteins encoded by one window of Vigna radiata var. radiata cultivar VC1973A chromosome 5, Vradiata_ver6, whole genome shotgun sequence:
- the LOC106761845 gene encoding pentatricopeptide repeat-containing protein At5g55840, with amino-acid sequence MVLDMEKSIYTFLTVHRWESLNCMKYRLASLRPVHGRLALKFLNWVIKQPNLELKHVTHIICCTTHILVRARMYNFAKTTLKQMLQLPIGMDSVFYALMDTYPICNSNPAVFDLLIRVCLRDKMVGKAVQTFYFMGFRGLKPSVYTCNMVLGSLVKEEKVDMFWSFFKEMLTKGICPNVATFNILLNALCERGKFKSAGFLLKKMEESGVYPTAVTYNTLLNWYCKKGRYKAASELIDSMASKGIGADVCTYNVLVGNLCKEGRSAKGYLLLKRMRRKMVYPNEITYNTLINGFVKEGKIEVAAKVFDEMSSFNLLPNIITYNTLIAGHCRMGNNKEALRLMDVMVSCGLKPNEVTYGALLNGLSKHAEFGLVSSILERMRMDGVGIGHISYSAMMDGLCKNGRLEEAVQLLDNMIKISVSPDVVTFTVLINGFFRVGKINNAKEIMCKMYRTGLVPNSILCSTLIYNYCKMGYLKEALNAYAIMNRSGYAADHFTCNVLVAAFCRCGRLEEAEYFMEHMNRTGLDPNSITFDCIINSYGNSGNVFKAFSVFDKMNCLGNLPSQFTYGGLLKALCRSGHINKAWKIFHRLCSVPNAVDNVIFNTMLTSTCRSGNLSDAVALINEMVTNDFLPDNFTYTNIITGLCKKGKIVAALLLSGKAIEKRLLSPNPAVYTSLVYELLKHGHSRAAFYIFEEMLSKGVEPDTIAFNVIIDQYLRKGKMSEVNDILSTMKSKNVCFNLATYNILLHGYAKRNAMARCFMIYKDMIRNGFLPDKYSWNSLILGYCKSNSFDVAIKILRWITLKGFITDCSTFNMLISKFCERNKMKMAYDLLYQMNQFTIIPNVDTYNAFFNGLVRTSDFDKAHCVLQDLLAIGSVPTIKQYITLINGMCRVGNIKGALKLQDEMKTHGVSSHNVAMSATVRGLANSKNVENAIWVLDLMLERQIIPTVATFTTLMHVFCREANVAKALELRSTMEHCHLKLDVVAYNVLISGLCASGDIEAAFKLYEEMKHRNLWPNTSIYIALIDSLCAGNYHTESEKLLRDIQARELVSFNSCGGTKRLNELLIIARTKLIHLRNKMRRKFG; translated from the coding sequence ATGGTTCTGGATATGGAGAAGAGTATATACACTTTTCTCACTGTGCACCGTTGGGAGTCACTGAACTGTATGAAATATAGATTGGCTTCCCTGAGGCCAGTTCATGGAAGGTTGGCTCTGAaatttctcaattgggtcataaagCAACCCAATTTAGAGCTAAAACATGTTACTCATATCATTTGCTGTACTACCCATATACTTGTTAGAGCTAGAATGTACAACTTTGCCAAAACAACCTTAAAGCAAATGTTACAACTGCCTATTGGTATGGACTCTGTCTTTTATGCTTTGATGGATACGTACCCCATTTGCAACTCAAACCCAGCTGTTTTTGACCTCCTGATTAGGGTTTGTTTGAGGGACAAGATGGTTGGAAAGGCTGTGCAGACTTTCTACTTTATGGGGTTTCGGGGACTGAAGCCGTCTGTATATACTTGTAACATGGTGTTGGGTTCCCTTGTGAAGGAGGAGAAAGTTGATATGTTTTGGTCCTTTTTCAAAGAGATGCTTACCAAAGGGATTTGTCCTAATGTTGCTACATTTAACATATTGCTGAATGCGTTGTGCGAGCGGGGGAAGTTTAAAAGTGCTGGCTTTCTcttgaagaaaatggaagaaagtgGTGTTTATCCGACTGCCGTCACTTACAATACCTTGCTTAATTGGTATTGCAAGAAAGGAAGGTACAAAGCAGCATCTGAGTTGATTGACTCCATGGCATCTAAGGGTATTGGGGCAGATGTTTGTACATATAATGTTTTGGTAGGGAATTTGTGCAAGGAAGGCAGGAGTGCAAAAGGTTATTTATTGTTGAAAAGGATGAGAAGGAAAATGGTGTATCCAAATGAGATAACTTATAATACTCTTATTAATGGATTTGTGAAGGAGGGGAAAATTGAAGTTGCAGCAAAAGTTTTTGATGAAATGTCATCATTTAATTTGTTACCTAACATTATCACCTACAATACTTTGATTGCTGGGCACTGTAGGATGGGCAATAATAAGGAGGCATTGAGATTGATGGATGTTATGGTATCATGTGGTTTAAAACCTAATGAAGTTACATATGGGGCTCTTTTGAATGGGCTATCCAAGCATGCTGAATTTGGACTGGTTTCTAGTATTCTTGAGAGAATGAGGATGGATGGGGTGGGAATTGGTCACATTAGTTACTCTGCAATGATGGATGGATTGTGTAAGAATGGCAGGCTTGAAGAAGCTGTGCAGTTGTTggataatatgataaaaatttcTGTTAGTCCCGATGTTGTTACATTTACGGTTCTCATAAATGGATTTTTCAGGGTGGGGAAGATAAACAATGCAAAGGAGATTATGTGTAAGATGTATAGGACTGGACTTGTGCCAAATAGTATTTTGTGTTCAACATTAATCTACAATTATTGCAAAATGGGATATTTAAAAGAGGCATTAAATGCATATGCAATTATGAATCGTAGTGGTTATGCTGCTGATCACTTTACATGTAATGTGTTGGTTGCCGCTTTCTGTAGATGTGGAAGACTTGAAGAGGCTGAGTATTTTATGGAACACATGAACAGAACTGGTCTTGATCCTAATTCCATTACTTTtgattgtattataaatagttacGGAAATTCTGGTAATGTGTTTAAAGCTTTTTCTGTCTTTGATAAAATGAATTGTTTAGGCAATTTGCCAAGTCAATTCACGTATGGGGGTCTACTGAAAGCACTTTGCAGAAGTGGACATATTAATAAAGCATGGAAGATTTTCCATAGACTTTGTTCTGTTCCTAATGCCGTTGATAATGTAATCTTCAACACAATGCTTACTTCTACTTGTAGATCAGGAAATTTATCTGATGCAGTTGCCCTTATTAATGAGATGGTTACAAATGATTTTCTGCCTGACAATTTTACATACACTAATATTATTACGGGGCTGTGCAAGAAGGGTAAAATAGTTGCCGCACTCCTTTTGTCaggaaaggcaattgaaaaacGATTATTATCTCCAAATCCTGCTGTGTACACCAGCTTAGTCTATGAACTTCTTAAGCATGGACATTCAAGAGCAGCTTtctatatttttgaagaaatgcTAAGCAAAGGTGTGGAGCCTGATACTATAGCATTCAATGTGATTATAGATCAATACTTAAGGAAAGGGAAAATGTCGGAGGTCAATGATATTCTTTCAACAATGAAGAGTAAAAATGTATGCTTCAATTTGGCTACTTACAACATCCTACTACATGGATATGCAAAGAGGAATGCAATGGCAAGATGTTTTATGATATACAAAGACATGATCAGAAACGGTTTTCTACCAGATAAGTATTCATGGAACTCTCTTATTCTTGGGTATTGTAAGTCCAACTCATTTGACGTtgctattaaaattttaagatggATAACACTGAAAGGTTTCATAACGGATTGCTCTACATTTAACATGCTTATTTCCAAGTTCTGTGAAAGGAATAAGATGAAAATGGCCTATGATCTGTTATATCAAATGAATCAGTTTACAATAATTCCCAATGTAGATACATACAATGCTTTTTTTAATGGACTCGTTAGAACTAGCGATTTTGATAAAGCCCATTGTGTTTTGCAAGACTTGTTGGCAATTGGTTCTGTTCCTAcaattaaacaatatattactttaatcaATGGTATGTGTAGAGTTGGGAACATAAAAGGAGCATTGAAACTTCAAGATGAAATGAAAACACATGGTGTCAGCTCCCACAATGTTGCAATGAGTGCTACTGTTAGAGGGCTTGCAAATTCAAAGAATGTAGAAAATGCTATTTGGGTTCTTGATTTGATGCTTGAGAGGCAAATCATTCCAACTGTTGCTACTTTCACTACATTAATGCACGTCTTTTGCAGAGAAGCTAATGTTGCAAAAGCTTTAGAATTGAGGAGCACAATGGAACATTGTCATTTGAAGCTTGATGTTGTTGCGTATAATGTTCTTATATCTGGCCTTTGTGCTAGTGGAGATATTGAAGCAGCTTTCAAACTTTATGAAGAGATGAAACATAGAAATCTTTGGCCTAATACGTCTATATACATTGCTCTTATTGATTCTCTCTGTGCTGGAAATTATCATACTGAAAGTGAAAAACTTTTGAGGGACATACAAGCTAGGGAACtggtttcttttaattcatgTGGAGGAACCAAAAGATTGAATGAATTATTGATTATTGCTAGGACAAAGTTAATTCATTTGAGAAAcaaaatgagaagaaagtttggtTGA
- the LOC106761847 gene encoding peptidyl-prolyl cis-trans isomerase CYP28, chloroplastic, giving the protein MAYSLPPPPPSPPSLPLHNHFTRRSLLLLSTTTTTTTTLSLPSTLPPTPTVTDRVFMDFSLCPNNFLPDRANSLSPICSDSTLLGRVVLGLFGNLVPLTVSNFKSVCLGSNATSSSYKNTLVHKVFPGQYLLAGRQGRPDKGEVRPPHDLPRNTETVDAKAFALTHSRPGVVSLSLSENDDDDDVKLDPEYRNVEFLITTGPGPCPQLDNKNIVFGTVLEGLDVITAIASIPTYQPSERIRQFNDLAEFFGDGRAQNARNIWNRPLTTVYISDCGELKVTKPSLTPSLP; this is encoded by the exons ATGGCCTACTCTCTCCCACCACCACCGCCATCACCGCCCTCTCTCCCTCTCCACAACCACTTCACACGGCGCTCCCTCCTCCTCCTctccaccacaaccaccaccacgaCCACCCTCTCCCTCCCCTCCACGCTTCCTCCCACCCCGACCGTCACCGATCGCGTCTTCATGGATTTCAGCCTCTGCCCCAACAACTTCCTCCCCGACCGCGCCAACTCCCTCTCCCCCATCTGCTCCGATTCCACGCTATTGGGCCGCGTTGTCTTGGGCCTCTTCGGTAATCTCGTTCCCCTAACCGTTTCAAATTTTAAGTCAGTGTGCCTCGGCTCAAACGCCACTTCATCTTCTTACAAGAACACGCTCGTACACAAGGTTTTTCCCGGCCAGTACCTCCTCGCTGGCCGCCAGGGTCGCCCCGACAAGGGCGAGGTTCGTCCGCCACATGACCTGCCGCGCAACACCGAGACCGTCGACGCCAAGGCCTTCGCGCTCACCCATTCCCGACCCGGCGTCGTTTCACTCTCGCTCTCCGAAAACGACGACGACGACGATGTTAAGCTCGATCCCGAGTACCGGAATGTTGAGTTCTTGATCACCACTGGACCCGGACCATGCCCCCAGCTCGATAACAAGAACATTGTCTTCGGAACAGTTCTCGAAG GATTGGATGTCATCACAGCCATAGCTTCCATTCCTACCTACCAACCATCTGAGAGAATTCGCCAGTTTAATGACTTGGCTGAATTTTTTGGAGATGGAAGGGCTCAGAATGCACGCAACATATGGAACAGGCCTCTTACGACTGTTTATATCAGTGACTGTGGAGAACTCAAAGTGACAAAGCCTTCCCTCACGCCTTCTTTGCCATAA